Sequence from the Romeriopsis navalis LEGE 11480 genome:
CTGGCGAAACCGGCACGGGTGAGGGTGTTCAGCCCCCCATGCACAATTCCAGCAATCCAGCCACCCCGTCAGACGCGACCCCAGACGCCATGGCCGCATCACAAGCCCAGTTTCTACAATGGTCGGAAACCACGCTCCAACACCTTGAACAACGACGCACTGCGTTAGAAGCCGAAGTTGAACAGCTCGAACGGCGCAAGGCGCGGATTCAACATGAGATGCAGACTACGTTTGCTGGTTCATCCGAAGATATCGCCGTGCGCGTTCAAAGCTTTAAGGAATATCTGCTGGGCAGCTTACAAGACTTAGTGGTGGCCGCCGATCGCC
This genomic interval carries:
- a CDS encoding DUF3086 domain-containing protein codes for the protein MMHSDELPTADSSDTPKSGDTPESSHPSPPMTNPPGETGTGEGVQPPMHNSSNPATPSDATPDAMAASQAQFLQWSETTLQHLEQRRTALEAEVEQLERRKARIQHEMQTTFAGSSEDIAVRVQSFKEYLLGSLQDLVVAADR